The Actinomadura graeca nucleotide sequence AGGTGGACGCGATCGCCGCGTCCTCGCCGCGGCTGGAGGCGCTCGTCCTCGGGCCGGGCGACCTGATGGCCTCGATCAACATGAAGACCCTCACCGTGGGGGAGCAGCCGCCCGGCTACACCGAGGGCGACGCCTACCACTACATCCTGATGCGGATCCTGATGGCCGCCCGCGCGCACGACCTCCAGGCCGTCGACGGGCCGTACTTCAACGTCCGGGACGTGGACGCCTTCACCCGGGTCGCCGAGCGTTCGGCCGCCCTCGGGTACGACGGCAAGTGGGTGCTGCACCCGTCCCAGATCGAGGCGGGCAACGCGGTGTTCTCGCCGTCGCAGGAGGACTACGACCACGCCGAGCTGGTCCTGGACGCCTACGAGCACTCCGTGACCGTCGAGGGGCGGGGCGCGGTGACGCTCGGCGACGAGATGATCGACGAGGCGTCCCGGAAGATGGCGCTCGTCGTCGCCGCGAAGGGGCGGGCCGCGGGCCTGGAGCGCACCAAGCGGTTCGAACCGCCCGGCGGCTGACCGCGGGCACGTACGATTCGTCCCACACACCGAAGCCGAGTAGGGGGACACTCGTGTCGGAATCCGGGGACGCGAACGGCTGGGCCCCGCTCGACCCCGGCCTTCCGGGGCGGCGGGGGCCCGCGCCCGTCCCGCCGTCCGGGCCCCAGCCGGCCCTGCCTCCCCCCGCTTCACACGGACCCCCGCCTCCCCAGCCGGGATGGGGCCGGCCGCAGCAGGCGCCCGTGCCGTACCACGGCCAGTACGGGGCGCCGGGGCCCGGCCCCTACGGGCTGCCCGCCTACCCCAGCCCGGCCCAGCCGCCGAAGCGCGCCTGGACGGTGCCGGCGCCGTCCGGCATGCCGTTCCACCGGATGGCGCGGACGGCAGTGCACCGCTGGTGGCGGCCCCTGCTCGGGACCCTGGCGATCGCCGCGCTCGGGCTGGGGCTGGCGCTCGGGCTGATGGTGGCCGGGATCCTCGTCCAGCTCGCGGTGACCGGGGACCTGCCCGACACCTCCGGCGCCTCCGACGCGGACGCGGTCTTCGGCGACCAGACCGCCGACCTGGCGTTCAACCTGGCCACGCTCGCGGTGTTCCTGCCGGTCGCGTTCCTGGCGGCGTGGGGGATCCAGCGGCGGCGGCCGGGCACGCTCTCGTCGGTCGCGGGGCGGCTGCGCTGGCGGTGGCTGCTGGCCTGCTGCGGCCTCGCGGTGCTGTTCTGCGTCGTGTCCTACGGGACGTCGGCGCTGGCGAGCACCCTGATGGACGACGACTCGGGCGGCGACGAGCACTGGGTGGGCTGGGGCCGCTTCCTGGCCCCGGCGATCGTGATCGTGCTGCTGGTGCCTTTCCAGTCGGCGGCCGAGGAGTACGTCTTCCGCGGCTGGCTGCTCCAGGCGGTCGGCTCCTGCACCCTGGAGACCCTCAGAGGACGGATCGGCCGCGCCCTCAGCGTGCTCTTCCGCACGCCGTGGCCGGGGATCGTCGTGGGCTCGGCCCTGTTCACCGCCGGGCACGGCTACACCGGCTGGGGCATCCTCGACATCTTCGCGTTCGGCGCGATCGCGGCGTGGCTCACGGTCCGCAGCGGCGGCCTGGAGGCGGGCATCGCGCTGCACGTGTTCAACAACCTGATGGCCTTCCTCTTCCCGGCGGCGGTGGGGAAGCTCGACATCGAGCAGGGCGGCGTGCCCTGGCAGTACGTCGTGGCGGACATCTTCCCCATGGCCCTGTACGCGGCGGCGGTCGTGTGGCTGGTACGGCGGCGCAGGATCCAGACCCTCACGGCCGGGCCGGGCGACGGCAGCGGACCGGACGCGCCACCGGACCGCCCGGCGGACCCCGCCGACCCCGCGGCCTCCGCCCCGGTGGGCGGCAGGCCGGGCGTCGGCTTCGTGTCCTAGACCGTGTTCCCCCGTCCCGGCCCACTTCGAGTCAGGCTCTAGGCTCCCGGGCGCGTCACAGGAGCCCCCAGGACTCCAGCGCCTCGACCAGCCCGGGCGTGACCGGGAGCGCCCGCAGCTCGGCGGGGGTCGTCCAGCGCGCGTCGGACGCGTCGTCCCCGGCGCGGAGCGTCCCGCCCGTCACCGTCGCCGCGTAGTCGTGGATCTCGTAGGTGACGCCTCCGGGGCCCGGGCGGTCCACCGAGCCGACGAGCGCGCCGACCGCGACGTCCAGCCCCGTCTCCTCGCCGAGCTCCCTGACGACGGCCGCCGCGTCGTCCTCGCCCGGCTCGACCCGTCCGCCGGGGATCGACCACAGCCCCTCGCCGGGCGGCCGCCCCCGGCGCACCAGGAGCAGCCGCCCGCTCCCGTCCACGATGATCCCGCCGACGCAGCGCACACGCATGACCCCATTTTGTCCCCCCTTTCCCCGACGGCTACCCGCCGGAACTTGACGGGGCGGGGCGTGCCCGCGCAATGTGGGTAACCGTGATGGCGGAGCCCATGTGCCCGCGATGCGCGGGCCCGGTGAGCGCGCCCAGCCTGTGGTCGAGCGACTGGGTGTGCGGCGTGCACGGCCCGGTCCTGCCGAGGCAGCCGTCGAAACGTCCCGGCCCCGAGGGGCTCGCCGCCGCGGTGCACGACGCGCGCGTCCCCGTCTGGGTGCCCTGGCCCCTTCCGCTGGGCTGGCTGGTCACCGGCTTCGTCACCGTCGGGGACGACCGCAGCGGCGCGCGGGCCGCCGCCGTCGCCGTCTCGGGGCCCGGCCTGCTCAGCGGCCCCGCCGACATGGTGGTGATCGCCGAGGAGCCGGGGATCGGCCTCGGCGCCCACTACGCCGGGCTGGAGGGCAGCGACCCGGGCGAGGTGTTCGACGGGAGCCCGCCGCACGTCAAGCTCGACGTCAGCGGCCCGGCGGCGACCTGCGGGCACTCGGTCTCCATGTGGGCGGTCGCCGCCGAACCCGACCGCGCCGCCTATGTGGGCGAGGCGATGGGCAACTGGCTGTGGACGGTGCTGTGGCCCGCCGAGGCCGGGGTGCTCATGCTGGAGCAGCAGAACCTCCTCGACCTGCGCGAGCCGGGCATGGACCTGGACCTGCCCTTCGGCGCCCACTGCCCCCGCCTCGACCTCTAGCCGCCCGGTCCGCCCCGGGACGCGCCGGTGCCGATCGACGCCTCCCGCCACCCCTCCGCGAGCTGCTCCACCGAGGTCGGGACGCCGAGGCTCAGGGTGGCCCCGCCCATCGTCAGCGACAGGCTGGACACGCCGTAGCCGACCGCGGCGCTCGCCATCATGCAGATCATCGCCAGAGCCGCCGCGGACGGCATCAGCCACGGCTGCCCCGCGAACGGCGCGGCCACGAACGCCACGATCGTCCCGAACAGCGTGCCCGCCAGGACGAGGCCCGCGAGATGCAGGACCTCCTCGCCCGCCCGCCGTCCCCGGAACGCCAGGCGCATCCCCACGCCGAGCATCGGCGCCGCCGCCCCCAGGCCGATGATCGCCAGCAGGACCCGCCACCAGGCCGGGCCGTCGAGACGGTGGGTCAGCACGACCGACGGCGCCCACACCAGCCCGATGCCGATGGCCAGGGCGCGCAGCACGCCCACGCCCACCCGCAGGGCCGCGGGGTTCTCCGGACGGGATCCGGCGCCGCCGCCCGGCCCGTCCCACCTGTCCCCGGACTCCGGGGGCGCGCCCCAGTCGTGCGACGCGGCGACGTACTGGAACGCCATCGCCGCGTTGACGGCGCCGTTCACGAGGTCGTCCCAGGGCACCGGCCCGGCGGGCTCACCGGAGCTGACGCGCATGAAGGCGCCGTCGGCGGCGACGACCCGCTCGGCGAACCACTCCAGGGACGCCACCGGCTCGGCCAGCTCCGCGAGGATCCCGGGACGCCCGGCGGGGCCGCCGCCTCCCCGGTACAGCGCCTTCGCGAACTCCCACTCGTAGTCCAGGAGCGGCACGTGCCGCAGGACGGCGCTCATCCGGGGCGAGTAGAGCACCGACGACGCCAGGATCACGTCCGTGGCCCGCTGGATCCGTCCCAGCGCCTCCTGGGCCGGTCCCTCCAGGTCGTCCGGCCGGAGATAGACGCCGGGCGCGAGGCCGCGGGCCCGGCGGCGGCTGCCCAGCCGGAGGCTCACCGCGCCCACGGCGACGAACAGCGCGCCGATCGCCGGCACCATGAGCGCCGTGCACGCCGCCGCCTCGACCACCTCCGGCAGGCCGCCCGCGGCGACCGCCCACGCCCCCAGCGCCACGGACACGCCCGCCGCGGCCAGCCGGGCCGGGGACGGGCGCGCGAGGTACCAGTCGATGCTCGCGGGCGACCGCCCGGCGAACCACGGCTCCCGCAGCCGGTGCCGCTTGTGCCGGGGCAGGCCGGGCCAGGCCGAGATGCGGGCGGCTCCGGTCATCGGTGTCCGCTCCTTCCGGAGGCGAAACTGATCACCGAGAAGGTAGTCCTGGGCGTGAAATCCGAAAAGTCACGCCCTGTCCCAATCGGCGAATCGGGACGGGTCGCGCCGCGCCGCCGGACGCGGGGGACCGGTACAAAGGAGCACATGCGGATCGACCTGCACAGCCACAGCGACGTCTCCGACGGCACCCGCCCGCCCGCCGAGGTCGTCCGGCGCGCCCGGGCGAACGGCCTGGACGTCCTCGCGCTCACCGACCACGACACCGCGGGCGGCTGGGACGAGGCCATCGCCGCGCTGCCGGACGGCCTGACCCTCGTCCCCGGGATCGAGCTGTCATGCCAGGAGGACGGCCGCAGCCTGCACATGCTCGGCTACCTGTTCGACCCGTCCGACCCCGAGCTGGCCGCCGAGCTGGCCCGCATCCGCGACGACCGTGTCGTCCGCGCCCGCGCGATGGTCGACCGGCTCCGCGACCTCGGCGTGGACGTCACCTGGGAGCAGGTCCGCGCCCTCGCCCGCGGCGAGGCCGTCGGACGCCCCCACATCGCCCGCGCCATGGTCGACGCGGGCGCGGTGCGGACGGCCGACGAGGCGTTCGGCCCCCGGTGGATCGCCCAGGGCGGCCGCGCCTACGCCGAGCGGTACGCGCTCGACCCCGAGCGGGCGATCCGGCTCGTCCGCTCGGCGGGCGGCGTGTGCGTCCTCGCGCATCCCCGCGCCCGGCGCCGCGGATACGTCTTCGCGGACGAGGTGATCGAGCGGCTCGCCGCCGCCGGGCTCGCCGGGATCGAGGTCGACCACCCCGACCACGACGCCCGCGACCGCGCCGACCTGCGCGGCCTCGCCGCGTCCCTCGGCCTCGCCGTCACCGGCTCCAGCGACGACCACGGCGCGCCGACCGGCGACCGCCTCG carries:
- a CDS encoding HpcH/HpaI aldolase/citrate lyase family protein; translation: MRSRRTTLAVPASNQRFIDKARGLAADEVFLDLEDAVAPSAKEAARGAAVAALNEGGWDGKVRVVRINDLETPWAYRDVIEVVEGAGAALDAVMLPKARDASHVQWLDRLLTQIERAMGYEVGRIGIEAQIEDARGMVEVDAIAASSPRLEALVLGPGDLMASINMKTLTVGEQPPGYTEGDAYHYILMRILMAARAHDLQAVDGPYFNVRDVDAFTRVAERSAALGYDGKWVLHPSQIEAGNAVFSPSQEDYDHAELVLDAYEHSVTVEGRGAVTLGDEMIDEASRKMALVVAAKGRAAGLERTKRFEPPGG
- a CDS encoding CPBP family intramembrane glutamic endopeptidase; amino-acid sequence: MPYHGQYGAPGPGPYGLPAYPSPAQPPKRAWTVPAPSGMPFHRMARTAVHRWWRPLLGTLAIAALGLGLALGLMVAGILVQLAVTGDLPDTSGASDADAVFGDQTADLAFNLATLAVFLPVAFLAAWGIQRRRPGTLSSVAGRLRWRWLLACCGLAVLFCVVSYGTSALASTLMDDDSGGDEHWVGWGRFLAPAIVIVLLVPFQSAAEEYVFRGWLLQAVGSCTLETLRGRIGRALSVLFRTPWPGIVVGSALFTAGHGYTGWGILDIFAFGAIAAWLTVRSGGLEAGIALHVFNNLMAFLFPAAVGKLDIEQGGVPWQYVVADIFPMALYAAAVVWLVRRRRIQTLTAGPGDGSGPDAPPDRPADPADPAASAPVGGRPGVGFVS
- a CDS encoding NUDIX hydrolase produces the protein MRVRCVGGIIVDGSGRLLLVRRGRPPGEGLWSIPGGRVEPGEDDAAAVVRELGEETGLDVAVGALVGSVDRPGPGGVTYEIHDYAATVTGGTLRAGDDASDARWTTPAELRALPVTPGLVEALESWGLL
- a CDS encoding DUF6758 family protein, which codes for MSAPSLWSSDWVCGVHGPVLPRQPSKRPGPEGLAAAVHDARVPVWVPWPLPLGWLVTGFVTVGDDRSGARAAAVAVSGPGLLSGPADMVVIAEEPGIGLGAHYAGLEGSDPGEVFDGSPPHVKLDVSGPAATCGHSVSMWAVAAEPDRAAYVGEAMGNWLWTVLWPAEAGVLMLEQQNLLDLREPGMDLDLPFGAHCPRLDL
- a CDS encoding PHP domain-containing protein; translation: MRIDLHSHSDVSDGTRPPAEVVRRARANGLDVLALTDHDTAGGWDEAIAALPDGLTLVPGIELSCQEDGRSLHMLGYLFDPSDPELAAELARIRDDRVVRARAMVDRLRDLGVDVTWEQVRALARGEAVGRPHIARAMVDAGAVRTADEAFGPRWIAQGGRAYAERYALDPERAIRLVRSAGGVCVLAHPRARRRGYVFADEVIERLAAAGLAGIEVDHPDHDARDRADLRGLAASLGLAVTGSSDDHGAPTGDRLGAETTAPGDYESLIAVGPDRVRKSR